Proteins from a genomic interval of Candidatus Binatia bacterium:
- a CDS encoding alkaline phosphatase family protein: MRFPGFVAPLALLATATLIGITLSDTPTPAQTHERVYILGFDGMDPDVADRLIAQGKLPNLAWMKQHGAMRRLETTNPAQSPVAWSSFSTGMNPGKTRIYDFLRRNPATYYPDFSTVTVQRGRFAMGFLPTRAPRIINNRQGTTFWKIASEHGVKTVVLEAPIDFPPEELQNGVLLSGLGVPDIRGTMGTFSYFATDAVNAGDTEMGGKVDRIRVDATGRARSVVHGPRNPFAQRDAEGRIPDLMIPVEFQRVRGTNAVRISLQGQVRTVRQGEWSDWYKIRFTIAPMVAVNGIGRFHVMEASPELRVYLSPINFDPRRPPVPVSKPNNYSADAARRLGLFKTLGWPEDTWALNEEKIDEKVFMEDVNYSFSRQRALVIDAMDRLDPDLFVTVFQATDKVSHMMWRLIDPKHPMYNRRLAAEYGGSIDRTYMRCDSLVGLFLRRAQRQNGRATVLVVSDHGFSSFRRAVNINTWLVRNGYMTLSRQDPVRDRNLEDLFGRGTFWPNVDWSKTRAYALALGQIYVNLKGRESRGVVAPGAEYDALKRELVEKFGALRDPDTGERVVRRVYSREDLYKGPYFAEAPDLVVGFEEGYRVSWQTSLGGIPPDIIEPNERRWSADHCSVDPATVEGVFFSSRPVDSQAPRIDDVAPSVLAK, translated from the coding sequence ATGCGATTCCCGGGGTTCGTCGCGCCCCTGGCCCTCCTTGCGACCGCCACCCTCATCGGGATCACGCTTTCGGACACCCCCACCCCGGCCCAGACCCACGAGCGCGTCTACATCCTGGGGTTCGACGGAATGGACCCGGACGTGGCGGACCGGCTGATCGCCCAAGGGAAGCTCCCTAATCTGGCGTGGATGAAGCAGCACGGCGCCATGCGGCGCCTGGAGACCACCAATCCGGCGCAGTCCCCCGTGGCGTGGTCGTCCTTTTCGACGGGCATGAATCCGGGGAAGACCCGGATCTACGACTTCCTGCGCCGGAACCCGGCGACCTACTACCCCGATTTCTCCACCGTGACGGTGCAGCGCGGCAGGTTCGCGATGGGCTTCCTGCCCACGAGGGCGCCCCGGATCATCAACAACCGCCAGGGAACGACGTTCTGGAAGATCGCCTCGGAGCACGGCGTGAAGACCGTGGTGCTGGAGGCGCCGATCGACTTCCCCCCGGAGGAGCTACAGAATGGGGTACTCCTGTCGGGGCTTGGGGTTCCGGACATTCGCGGGACCATGGGCACCTTCTCCTACTTCGCCACCGACGCCGTGAATGCCGGCGACACCGAGATGGGCGGCAAGGTGGACCGGATCCGCGTGGACGCCACGGGAAGGGCCCGCTCCGTGGTGCACGGGCCCCGCAATCCCTTCGCCCAGCGCGACGCGGAAGGCCGCATCCCCGACCTGATGATCCCGGTCGAATTCCAGCGCGTGCGCGGCACCAACGCGGTGCGGATCTCGCTGCAGGGGCAGGTGCGCACGGTGCGGCAGGGCGAGTGGAGCGACTGGTACAAGATCCGGTTCACGATCGCTCCGATGGTCGCCGTGAACGGCATCGGCCGCTTCCACGTGATGGAAGCCTCGCCCGAGCTGCGCGTCTATCTCTCGCCAATCAACTTCGACCCCCGCCGGCCGCCGGTGCCGGTCTCCAAGCCGAACAACTACAGCGCCGACGCCGCCCGCCGCCTGGGACTCTTCAAGACGCTCGGCTGGCCCGAGGACACCTGGGCCCTGAACGAGGAGAAGATCGACGAGAAGGTCTTCATGGAGGACGTGAACTACTCGTTCAGCCGCCAGCGCGCGCTGGTGATCGACGCCATGGACCGGCTCGATCCCGACCTCTTCGTCACCGTGTTCCAGGCCACCGACAAGGTGTCGCACATGATGTGGCGGCTGATCGATCCGAAGCACCCGATGTACAACCGGCGCCTCGCCGCGGAGTACGGCGGCTCGATCGACCGCACGTACATGCGCTGCGATTCCCTGGTCGGGCTCTTCCTCCGCCGCGCGCAGCGGCAGAACGGCCGCGCGACGGTGCTCGTCGTCTCCGACCACGGCTTCTCGTCCTTCCGGCGCGCCGTGAACATCAACACCTGGCTCGTTCGGAACGGCTACATGACCCTGTCGCGCCAGGACCCCGTGCGCGACCGGAATCTCGAAGACCTCTTCGGCCGCGGCACCTTCTGGCCCAACGTGGACTGGTCGAAGACGCGCGCGTACGCGCTCGCGCTGGGCCAGATCTACGTGAACTTGAAGGGGCGGGAGAGCCGCGGGGTCGTCGCGCCGGGGGCGGAGTACGATGCGCTGAAGCGGGAGCTGGTCGAGAAGTTCGGCGCCCTGCGCGACCCCGACACCGGCGAGCGCGTGGTGCGCCGCGTCTATTCGCGCGAGGACCTCTACAAGGGCCCCTATTTCGCCGAGGCGCCCGACCTGGTGGTGGGGTTCGAAGAGGGCTACCGCGTCTCCTGGCAGACCTCGCTCGGGGGCATCCCGCCCGACATCATCGAGCCGAACGAGCGCCGCTGGAGCGCCGACCACTGCTCGGTCGATCCCGCCACCGTGGAGGGGGTGTTCTTCTCGAGCCGCCCCGTCGACTCCCAGGCGCCGCGCATCGACGACGTCGCCCCCTCGGTGCTCGCCAAGT
- a CDS encoding C25 family cysteine peptidase, which produces MRSIPGPRGSKPIRVLSAGLALGIVFATASLCPPRAVAASNGGSGQAVRTVAQDARGATFDVVPNAARFDSVNVGGAQYERVTLPGAVVLETPGKPALPTLSLYVAVPDGMSPRLRVTSEAWSDRRGLSPLPVARQKFLSDTPDKGPVSELTTDPDPAVYQSAGVYPVEPAALGVGALVGSWWVAPINVHPVRWDPKAGAYRMLGRMTLRVDFVPASDRELAARPATRPGAQARAWDRVQHGLVQNYEAARAFPRRPPRAGSLGVAPPGGSRAAGAKLAGNPEWKLSVTSSGWVSVSYASLAAGGFPSGIAIANLRVEERGYDDAADAPTATPIPVVGRDNNGNGTFDAGDAITFYARSLRDRVGAGNIELRYSDVNVYWLTWDNTQGPRPAPIAGDMAGAAATPTSFRNVIRLEEDHFAKMAAYYDPFAAKPEAIEYLFWTDGEDGDQFSQGIPFVDPDPSQPFRIRARYQGKGVTGVTHHLDVFFRGTVTDTLAAGFEFVDQDVWVLDTGFTIPGTHIGGTNSYQHIGQRRGTPGGPLLDGSFAFLDVIEATYNRLYRARSNYLAFNSGGSTGLTEIRVGGFTASNVEVYDVTDPAAPDSVTGVVVSQTSPGVWEALFRTDASSGERRFVALVPGSETALTGSAVVADAASNLRQPGAFGASDAARSIFILPQAFRAQADQLADFRRAQGYVVEEADIADVYDEFNGGIKSARAIRRYLRHAWLAWTPQPLHVVLMGDGSLDYRGHLADASFDWVPTYLKFSTIPDNYGRELVAQDTYYAFNLAAIEPGPSDFVPSVALTRIPASDGGELQSVVDKTIAYETFQPTDSWRGRQILYSDDEYSTGINAAQPYCFSPQEVLFKQGSQDMADITVSSPGGVDIANVAVDLKPFTDVVPASGGCKSFAAVLAVVNSLGNVSDVLIDEMNQGALIFNMETHANRYLISHETVLTNGTSQFAPASRGTPDRIQNVGRPWYAMVWGCHTNQFADGPFMTRALPTAVDTLDALGEQWLTMPSRGSIGSLGSTALEFLQTNTVYNDFVARAFYETPPAPPPPPGEPPQARWILGEVMLQAQVRNGLTGNSEANAQTVMNRTIHLFADPMLRMDALPPRVADVTIGGTPFADNAALTTDSPTDSLALVANLRDEVGIDSVYVTEQDIVTNVVKPLDPASYAVTFGDSSRVATLTGSVRPRVGNYDLQIRAIDVNGRSRTFTMQVRTPVRYLANGVDIVNGVFVQSGSTLRGEVIAPIPLTSDSVSLRIDGIPVAATITKLDGPGRQWALEFVASDLFSGTHTIQLFVGTQGFEHRTFQTTSEFTLRGVAVVDPRMQGTGCGGSIFQYELSAAARKVELQLFTVAGRRVASIDLPGQAGFNVFCWDGRDSRAHETAQGVYLYRLRATDSSGKTVTRDGRMIRAR; this is translated from the coding sequence GTGCGCTCCATTCCCGGCCCTCGAGGGTCCAAGCCCATCCGCGTCCTATCCGCCGGCCTCGCGCTCGGAATCGTGTTCGCCACGGCCTCGCTGTGCCCGCCGCGGGCGGTCGCGGCTTCGAACGGCGGCTCCGGCCAGGCCGTGCGGACCGTGGCGCAGGACGCCCGCGGCGCCACGTTCGACGTGGTGCCGAATGCCGCGCGGTTCGACAGCGTGAACGTCGGCGGCGCCCAGTACGAGCGCGTCACGCTGCCCGGCGCCGTCGTCCTCGAGACGCCTGGCAAGCCCGCGCTCCCGACCCTCTCCCTGTACGTCGCCGTCCCCGACGGCATGAGCCCGCGCCTGCGCGTGACGTCGGAGGCGTGGTCCGATCGCCGCGGCCTCTCGCCCCTTCCCGTCGCGCGCCAGAAATTTCTCTCCGACACGCCCGACAAGGGACCTGTCTCCGAGCTGACGACCGACCCCGATCCGGCCGTGTACCAGAGCGCCGGCGTCTATCCCGTCGAGCCCGCCGCGCTGGGCGTGGGCGCGCTCGTCGGCTCGTGGTGGGTCGCGCCGATCAACGTCCATCCGGTCCGATGGGATCCGAAGGCAGGCGCCTACCGCATGCTCGGCAGGATGACCCTTCGCGTGGACTTCGTCCCCGCGAGCGATCGCGAGCTGGCGGCGCGGCCCGCCACGCGCCCCGGCGCCCAGGCGCGCGCGTGGGATCGCGTGCAGCACGGGCTGGTGCAGAACTACGAGGCCGCCCGCGCGTTTCCGAGGCGTCCGCCGCGGGCAGGGTCGCTGGGGGTTGCGCCGCCGGGCGGCTCGCGCGCCGCCGGGGCCAAGCTTGCCGGGAATCCGGAGTGGAAGCTGTCGGTGACGAGTTCCGGCTGGGTCTCGGTCTCCTACGCATCCCTCGCGGCGGGCGGCTTCCCTTCGGGAATCGCGATCGCGAACCTGCGCGTCGAAGAGCGTGGATACGACGACGCGGCCGACGCCCCGACCGCCACGCCGATCCCCGTCGTCGGGCGGGACAACAATGGGAACGGAACCTTCGACGCGGGCGACGCGATCACGTTCTACGCGCGAAGTCTTCGCGATCGCGTCGGTGCGGGCAACATCGAGCTCCGCTACTCCGACGTGAACGTGTACTGGCTCACGTGGGACAACACGCAGGGGCCGCGTCCCGCTCCGATCGCCGGGGACATGGCCGGAGCCGCGGCGACGCCCACCTCCTTCCGGAACGTGATCCGGCTGGAAGAGGATCACTTCGCGAAGATGGCGGCCTACTACGACCCCTTCGCGGCCAAGCCCGAGGCGATCGAGTACCTCTTCTGGACCGACGGCGAGGACGGAGATCAGTTCAGCCAGGGCATTCCCTTCGTCGACCCCGACCCTTCGCAGCCGTTCCGGATCCGGGCCCGGTACCAGGGGAAGGGCGTCACGGGAGTCACCCATCACCTGGACGTCTTCTTCCGGGGAACGGTGACCGATACGCTGGCCGCCGGGTTCGAGTTCGTCGACCAGGACGTGTGGGTGCTGGATACCGGCTTCACGATCCCCGGCACGCACATCGGCGGAACCAACTCGTACCAGCACATCGGCCAGCGCCGGGGTACCCCGGGCGGACCGCTTCTCGACGGCAGCTTCGCCTTCCTCGACGTGATCGAAGCCACCTACAACCGGCTGTACCGGGCGCGAAGCAACTACCTCGCGTTCAACAGCGGGGGCTCGACGGGGCTGACCGAGATCCGGGTGGGTGGGTTCACGGCATCCAACGTCGAGGTGTACGACGTCACCGACCCGGCCGCGCCGGACTCGGTGACCGGGGTCGTCGTCAGCCAGACCTCTCCCGGGGTGTGGGAGGCGTTGTTCCGTACCGATGCGAGCTCCGGAGAGCGGCGCTTCGTGGCCCTCGTGCCCGGATCCGAAACGGCGCTGACGGGAAGCGCGGTCGTCGCCGACGCGGCTTCCAATCTGCGGCAGCCCGGGGCATTCGGCGCGAGCGACGCCGCGCGATCGATCTTCATCCTGCCTCAGGCGTTCCGCGCGCAGGCCGACCAGCTGGCCGATTTCCGGAGAGCGCAAGGGTACGTGGTCGAAGAGGCGGACATTGCGGACGTCTACGATGAGTTCAACGGCGGGATCAAGTCCGCGCGCGCCATCCGGCGCTACCTGCGCCACGCCTGGCTGGCCTGGACGCCCCAGCCCCTGCACGTCGTCCTCATGGGCGACGGGAGCCTCGATTACCGGGGCCACCTGGCCGACGCCAGCTTCGACTGGGTGCCGACCTATCTCAAGTTCTCGACCATTCCGGACAACTATGGGCGCGAGCTGGTCGCGCAGGATACCTATTACGCGTTCAATCTCGCCGCGATCGAGCCGGGTCCGAGCGACTTCGTGCCCAGCGTGGCGCTGACCCGGATCCCGGCGAGCGATGGGGGCGAGCTGCAGTCGGTGGTGGACAAGACGATCGCCTACGAGACGTTCCAGCCGACGGATTCCTGGCGCGGGCGGCAGATCCTCTACTCGGATGACGAGTACTCGACGGGGATCAACGCGGCGCAGCCCTACTGCTTCAGCCCTCAAGAGGTCCTTTTCAAGCAGGGCAGCCAGGACATGGCCGACATCACCGTCTCCAGCCCGGGCGGGGTGGACATCGCGAACGTCGCGGTCGACCTCAAGCCCTTCACCGATGTGGTTCCGGCGTCGGGTGGATGCAAGAGCTTCGCGGCCGTCCTGGCGGTCGTGAACTCGCTGGGGAACGTGTCCGATGTGCTGATCGATGAGATGAATCAGGGCGCCCTGATCTTCAACATGGAGACCCACGCCAACCGTTACCTCATTTCGCACGAGACGGTGCTGACGAACGGTACGTCGCAGTTCGCTCCGGCGTCACGCGGCACGCCCGATCGGATCCAGAACGTGGGGCGCCCCTGGTACGCCATGGTCTGGGGATGTCATACGAATCAGTTCGCGGACGGTCCCTTCATGACGCGGGCCCTTCCGACCGCGGTCGACACCCTCGACGCGCTCGGGGAGCAGTGGCTCACGATGCCCAGTCGGGGCTCGATCGGCTCGCTGGGCAGCACGGCGCTCGAGTTCCTCCAGACGAACACCGTCTACAACGACTTCGTCGCGCGCGCCTTCTACGAGACGCCCCCCGCGCCGCCGCCTCCGCCGGGCGAGCCGCCACAGGCGCGCTGGATCCTGGGCGAGGTGATGCTGCAGGCGCAGGTGCGGAACGGCCTGACGGGCAATTCGGAGGCGAACGCGCAGACGGTGATGAACCGCACGATCCATCTCTTCGCCGACCCCATGCTGCGCATGGACGCTCTGCCCCCGCGGGTGGCCGACGTGACGATCGGCGGGACGCCGTTCGCGGACAACGCGGCCCTCACGACCGACTCGCCGACCGACAGCCTCGCGCTCGTGGCGAATCTGCGCGACGAGGTGGGGATCGACTCGGTCTACGTGACGGAGCAGGACATCGTCACCAACGTCGTGAAGCCGCTCGACCCGGCGAGCTACGCGGTCACGTTCGGCGACTCGAGCCGCGTCGCCACCCTGACCGGCAGCGTCCGGCCGCGCGTGGGCAATTACGATCTCCAGATCCGCGCCATCGATGTCAACGGGCGCAGCCGGACCTTCACCATGCAGGTGCGCACGCCCGTGCGCTATCTCGCCAACGGCGTCGACATCGTGAACGGCGTCTTCGTCCAGAGCGGCTCCACGCTGCGGGGCGAGGTGATCGCGCCGATCCCCCTGACCAGCGACTCGGTGAGCCTGCGGATCGACGGCATCCCGGTGGCGGCCACGATCACGAAGCTGGACGGGCCCGGGCGCCAGTGGGCGCTGGAGTTCGTCGCGTCGGATCTCTTCTCGGGGACGCACACGATCCAGCTCTTCGTGGGGACGCAGGGGTTCGAGCACCGCACGTTCCAGACCACCAGCGAGTTCACGCTCCGCGGCGTCGCCGTGGTGGACCCGCGGATGCAGGGGACGGGGTGCGGCGGCTCGATTTTCCAGTACGAGCTGAGCGCGGCGGCCCGGAAGGTCGAGCTGCAGCTCTTCACCGTCGCGGGACGCCGCGTCGCCTCGATCGATCTTCCGGGGCAGGCCGGCTTCAACGTCTTCTGCTGGGACGGGCGCGACTCGCGCGCGCACGAGACCGCGCAGGGCGTCTACCTCTATCGCCTCCGCGCCACCGACTCCAGCGGGAAGACGGTGACGCGCGACGGCCGGATGATCCGGGCCCGGTGA
- the murQ gene encoding N-acetylmuramic acid 6-phosphate etherase, producing MFRELSKLVTEQRNPRSRRLDRLTTAQTLRLMNAEDRRVPLAVGREIPRIARAVDLIVERLERGGRLFYVGAGTSGRLGVLDAAECPPTFGTPRSLVQGIIAGGRRALVRSVEGAEDDAGAAVVALKKKRVGAKDVVVGIMASRRTPYAIGAVEYGRKVGAATIVVTANPSSDVRFDVDVVIAPRVGPEVVTGSTRMKAGTAQKLVLNMLSTATMVRMGKVYENLMVDLKTASRKLEERTKRVFMHATGARYEDAEPALKQAGGSLKVAIVMRRAKVGRSEAERRLKRAQGWVRQAIEQ from the coding sequence ATCTTCCGCGAGCTCTCCAAGCTGGTCACCGAGCAGCGGAATCCGCGCTCGCGCCGCCTCGACCGCCTGACCACCGCGCAGACGCTGCGGCTCATGAACGCCGAGGACCGGCGCGTGCCGCTCGCCGTGGGCCGCGAGATCCCCCGGATCGCCCGCGCGGTGGACCTCATCGTGGAGCGCCTGGAGCGGGGAGGCCGCCTCTTCTACGTCGGCGCCGGGACCAGCGGGCGCCTCGGGGTGCTCGACGCGGCCGAATGCCCGCCCACGTTCGGCACGCCCCGGTCCCTGGTGCAGGGGATCATCGCGGGCGGCCGTCGCGCGCTGGTGCGCTCCGTCGAGGGCGCGGAGGATGACGCGGGCGCCGCGGTGGTCGCGCTCAAGAAGAAGCGCGTCGGGGCGAAGGACGTGGTGGTCGGGATCATGGCGAGCCGCCGGACGCCCTACGCGATCGGCGCCGTCGAATACGGGCGGAAGGTCGGGGCCGCGACCATCGTGGTGACCGCGAATCCATCGTCCGACGTCCGCTTCGACGTGGACGTGGTGATCGCGCCGCGCGTGGGTCCCGAGGTCGTGACCGGCTCGACGCGCATGAAGGCGGGCACCGCGCAGAAGCTGGTGCTGAACATGCTCTCCACCGCGACGATGGTGCGGATGGGGAAGGTCTATGAAAATCTCATGGTCGATCTCAAGACCGCGAGCCGGAAGCTGGAGGAGCGCACCAAGCGCGTCTTCATGCACGCGACCGGCGCGCGCTACGAGGACGCGGAGCCCGCGCTGAAGCAGGCGGGGGGCTCGCTCAAGGTGGCGATCGTCATGCGACGCGCCAAGGTCGGCCGCTCCGAGGCGGAGCGGCGCTTGAAGAGGGCCCAGGGATGGGTGCGCCAGGCCATCGAACAGTAA
- a CDS encoding extracellular solute-binding protein translates to MALTLVVACGAGCGKPGSGKQTVVFWQFSPLATIQPILDRYRAENPGVDLQVEQLTWQSGREKIVAAIAAGRPPDLCELGSTFIPGLVADSTLVDLTDSIPDLRADLVGWDAVSYHGRAFAIPWMLGTRALYIDEDLFRKAGLDPSKPPATWAELLEDSRRITQRVPDAKGFGMNSGEREILIKKFMPFAWGNGGGILDSTLTRSVFNSPQNLEALKFYLSLKPYSLLDRQEMHEQAFARGRLGIVISGPWLLRTLAKTAPEAHVQVALMPRPAAGRGKSASFAGAEVLGIFRGSKHRAEALRLARFLVEPRNAMPLYVATGNAFPAATAAAADSYFTTHPMDRLFLEQLHTAVSPPLHPRWVEIEEIVNAELEQAIYGTKTPEAALAEGDAKIAQVLAGPKP, encoded by the coding sequence GTGGCTCTGACGCTCGTGGTTGCCTGCGGCGCGGGCTGCGGCAAGCCTGGTTCCGGTAAGCAGACCGTCGTCTTCTGGCAGTTCTCTCCCCTCGCGACGATCCAGCCGATCCTGGACCGCTACCGCGCCGAGAACCCCGGCGTGGACCTCCAGGTGGAGCAGCTCACCTGGCAGAGCGGCCGCGAGAAGATCGTGGCGGCGATCGCGGCGGGGCGCCCGCCCGACCTGTGCGAGCTGGGCTCGACGTTCATCCCCGGATTGGTCGCGGACAGCACCCTCGTCGACCTGACCGATTCGATCCCGGACCTGCGCGCCGACCTGGTCGGCTGGGATGCCGTCTCCTACCACGGCCGCGCGTTCGCGATCCCCTGGATGTTGGGCACGCGCGCGCTCTACATCGACGAGGACCTCTTCCGGAAAGCGGGCCTCGACCCCTCGAAGCCTCCCGCGACCTGGGCCGAACTGCTGGAAGACTCGCGGCGGATCACGCAGAGAGTACCCGACGCAAAAGGCTTCGGCATGAACTCGGGCGAACGGGAGATCCTCATCAAGAAGTTCATGCCCTTCGCCTGGGGGAACGGCGGCGGCATCCTCGATTCGACGCTCACGCGGTCGGTCTTCAACTCGCCGCAGAATCTCGAAGCGCTGAAGTTCTATCTCTCGCTGAAACCCTACTCGCTCCTGGATCGCCAGGAGATGCACGAACAGGCTTTCGCCAGGGGACGCCTCGGGATCGTGATCTCCGGGCCGTGGCTGTTGCGCACGCTGGCCAAGACCGCGCCCGAGGCGCACGTCCAGGTCGCGCTGATGCCGCGGCCGGCGGCCGGCCGCGGGAAGTCCGCGTCCTTCGCGGGCGCCGAGGTGCTCGGAATCTTCCGCGGGTCGAAGCATCGCGCCGAGGCGCTGCGGCTCGCACGGTTCCTGGTCGAGCCCCGGAACGCCATGCCGCTCTACGTCGCGACCGGAAACGCTTTCCCCGCGGCCACGGCTGCGGCGGCCGACTCCTACTTCACGACCCATCCCATGGACCGCCTGTTCCTGGAACAGCTCCACACGGCCGTCTCGCCGCCGCTCCATCCGCGCTGGGTCGAGATCGAGGAGATCGTGAACGCCGAGCTGGAGCAGGCGATCTACGGGACCAAGACCCCCGAAGCCGCGCTGGCCGAGGGGGACGCGAAGATCGCGCAGGTGCTGGCCGGGCCCAAGCCGTGA
- a CDS encoding sugar ABC transporter permease: protein MRGDRPSIGLLPWGLAFLVFGLVPLLYALVLSFQQMNPLRPDLTHFVGFSNYARALTSASFWHALRTTVIFVVGTIPVTLTLAYLVAGQLATIRRGQGFFRAAIFFPATVSMVVIALVFKSLYAEDGLLNGWLAASGLARVHWLQDVRTALPSIMLMDIWGSVGYYAILILAGRKTLPPEQLEAARLEGLSAWDVERRIVFPHLRPVLLFVVLLNTIRSFQIFTEVFVLTRGGPLESTLTLVYHLYERAFYHFEMGYASAIAYLLLALVGMVLLVQRRVLGDRRPA from the coding sequence GTGAGGGGGGACCGCCCCTCGATCGGGCTCCTCCCCTGGGGGCTCGCGTTCCTCGTCTTCGGCCTCGTTCCGCTCCTCTACGCGCTCGTTCTCTCGTTCCAGCAGATGAATCCGCTGCGCCCCGATCTCACCCACTTCGTGGGCTTCTCCAACTACGCCCGCGCGCTCACGTCGGCTTCCTTCTGGCATGCGCTCCGCACCACCGTGATCTTCGTGGTCGGGACGATTCCGGTGACCCTCACGCTGGCCTATCTCGTCGCGGGCCAGCTCGCGACGATCCGCCGCGGCCAGGGCTTCTTCCGCGCGGCGATCTTCTTTCCCGCGACCGTCTCGATGGTGGTCATCGCGCTCGTATTCAAGTCGCTCTACGCCGAGGACGGGCTGTTGAACGGCTGGCTGGCGGCGTCGGGACTGGCGCGCGTGCACTGGCTGCAGGACGTGCGCACGGCCCTTCCCTCCATCATGCTCATGGATATCTGGGGAAGCGTCGGCTACTACGCCATCCTGATCCTCGCCGGGCGGAAGACGCTCCCGCCCGAGCAGCTCGAGGCCGCGCGTCTCGAGGGGCTCTCCGCCTGGGACGTGGAGCGGCGAATCGTGTTCCCGCATCTGCGTCCGGTGCTGCTATTCGTCGTGCTGCTCAACACGATCCGCTCCTTCCAGATCTTCACCGAGGTCTTCGTGCTCACGCGCGGCGGACCGCTCGAGAGCACCCTGACCCTCGTCTATCACCTGTACGAGCGCGCGTTCTATCACTTCGAGATGGGCTATGCGTCGGCCATCGCGTACCTCCTGCTCGCCTTGGTGGGGATGGTGCTGCTGGT